The proteins below are encoded in one region of Coleofasciculaceae cyanobacterium:
- a CDS encoding phenylpyruvate tautomerase MIF-related protein — MPLIKVQSSVSQPETAAVESLLTNLSANLAKHLGKPESYVMTAFESDVPMTFAGTFDPVCYVEIKSVGNMSSEQTKSMSQDFCSQISEKLDVPANRIYIEFADAKGYMWGWNESTFG, encoded by the coding sequence ATGCCTTTAATTAAAGTTCAATCCTCTGTCTCTCAACCCGAAACAGCAGCAGTCGAAAGTTTACTAACTAATCTATCTGCTAATTTAGCCAAGCATCTAGGCAAGCCAGAATCCTATGTAATGACGGCTTTTGAATCTGATGTACCCATGACATTTGCTGGCACGTTTGATCCTGTTTGCTATGTTGAAATTAAAAGCGTTGGCAATATGAGTTCCGAGCAAACTAAATCAATGAGCCAAGATTTTTGTAGTCAAATTAGCGAAAAATTAGATGTACCTGCCAATCGCATCTACATCGAGTTTGCTGATGCTAAAGGCTATATGTGGGGCTGGAACGAGTCTACTTTTGGCTAG
- a CDS encoding amidase, translating to MSLNNLTALAFTSALEQARLIKDRQVTPLELTELYLSRIEQYNSRLNCFYYVARQSAIADAHQKTAQLAQTLDTNYLPTFFGVPIGIKDLKSVANMPITYGIPALKDQIAKYDEGVVTKIRQAGFIVLGKTATSQLGSFPYTEPEGFAPTRNPWNLDYTPGGSSGGSASAVAAGLCSIALGGDAGGSIRGPAACCGLVGMKPSRGRISFAPVGDRLSGLGTHGILTRTVADAAAFLDIASGYMTGDPYWLSKPKTLFLAAAKQPLPALKIGFITSLLPVGEPAQECQQSVASIVERLKNMGHQTIPQAIDLTPLIEPFKIVWSSAVAASEIPAEALSPMNQWVLAQSGTAGEYVQAVTQMQLFARQLVSIFAQIDVLIVPTYMHPAIKIGDWANLEPENTFQRIVNWILPCPPFNVTGQPVINIPQGFDNNGIPLGVQLVGKPNSEATIIALAAQLEQIQSWSQLRPDEFA from the coding sequence ATGTCTTTGAACAACTTAACCGCTCTAGCTTTTACTTCAGCATTAGAACAAGCCAGGCTGATTAAAGATCGACAAGTTACTCCTTTAGAGTTAACCGAACTATATTTATCTCGTATTGAACAATATAACTCCCGCTTAAACTGTTTTTATTATGTGGCAAGACAAAGCGCGATCGCCGATGCCCACCAAAAAACTGCTCAGCTAGCCCAGACTTTAGATACCAACTATCTGCCCACTTTTTTTGGTGTTCCGATTGGCATTAAGGATCTAAAATCCGTCGCTAATATGCCTATTACTTACGGTATACCAGCACTCAAGGATCAGATCGCTAAATATGATGAAGGAGTGGTGACAAAAATTAGACAGGCAGGTTTTATTGTGCTGGGTAAAACGGCAACTTCCCAGTTAGGTTCTTTTCCCTATACCGAACCCGAAGGGTTTGCGCCGACTCGTAATCCTTGGAATTTAGATTATACTCCTGGTGGCTCTAGTGGAGGTTCTGCCTCGGCAGTAGCGGCGGGATTATGTTCGATTGCTCTAGGTGGAGATGCTGGTGGTTCAATTAGGGGGCCGGCTGCTTGCTGTGGCTTGGTCGGAATGAAACCCAGTCGGGGACGAATTTCTTTTGCGCCTGTAGGCGATCGCCTTAGTGGATTGGGAACTCATGGCATCCTAACTCGAACTGTGGCCGATGCAGCTGCATTCTTAGATATTGCTTCTGGCTATATGACTGGCGATCCTTATTGGCTGTCAAAACCTAAAACTCTTTTTTTGGCAGCAGCTAAACAGCCATTACCAGCTTTAAAAATTGGCTTTATTACTTCTTTGCTGCCCGTAGGAGAACCTGCCCAAGAATGTCAGCAAAGTGTGGCAAGCATTGTTGAGCGACTAAAAAACATGGGTCATCAGACTATTCCTCAGGCGATCGACTTAACTCCTCTAATAGAACCTTTTAAAATCGTTTGGTCAAGTGCCGTTGCTGCTTCAGAAATTCCAGCCGAAGCCCTAAGTCCTATGAATCAGTGGGTACTAGCTCAATCTGGTACTGCGGGCGAATATGTACAGGCGGTAACTCAAATGCAGTTATTTGCACGACAGTTGGTTAGTATATTTGCTCAAATAGATGTGTTAATCGTTCCTACCTATATGCACCCGGCAATTAAAATTGGCGATTGGGCAAATCTAGAGCCAGAAAATACGTTTCAACGCATTGTTAATTGGATTCTTCCTTGTCCACCGTTTAACGTTACAGGACAACCTGTAATTAATATTCCTCAAGGATTTGACAACAATGGCATTCCTCTAGGAGTCCAGTTGGTAGGCAAACCAAATTCTGAAGCAACAATTATTGCACTAGCGGCTCAGTTAGAGCAGATTCAATCTTGGAGTCAACTTCGTCCTGATGAATTTGCTTAG